In Psychrobacter ciconiae, the following are encoded in one genomic region:
- the csy3 gene encoding type I-F CRISPR-associated protein Csy3 — protein MATFKKLPASLALQRGTVISDGAFFNYIDDNTDRSPLEVMLHGIRGTQNVAGNKQKGSASGQSMAREVSNIQQTESAKLAPNAKLLVVWDFRLINLSDILFASASKAGTDKSEEQDFRQAFQGFIDRAKDSEGLKTVIGRYVRNIVNGRWLWRNRLVAESIVIKINPTQNKDRVYSFDALSFNLKDFDNVSTDEQALVDILLAGAKGDSAQAGLHIEAVVDFGMGGVEVFPSQNYLENKPKGFSRSLYQLNPVKPKFQADDNQFLGQAALRDQKIGNAIRTIDTWYPDFNNNDQKPIAIEPNGANLERQMFYRVGKDKVSAFDILKEVADLDPNSDKGMFLIGCIIRGGVYSEGD, from the coding sequence ATGGCAACGTTTAAAAAACTTCCGGCAAGCCTTGCCCTACAACGCGGAACGGTCATCAGCGATGGCGCATTTTTTAACTATATTGACGACAATACCGACCGCTCGCCGCTAGAAGTCATGCTCCACGGCATTCGCGGCACGCAAAACGTCGCAGGAAACAAACAAAAAGGCTCGGCATCAGGGCAATCGATGGCGCGTGAAGTCAGCAACATTCAACAAACGGAATCGGCAAAACTTGCGCCCAATGCCAAATTATTGGTCGTTTGGGATTTTCGGTTGATTAATTTGTCCGATATTTTATTTGCTAGCGCCTCAAAAGCAGGAACCGATAAAAGCGAGGAACAAGACTTTCGCCAAGCTTTTCAAGGCTTTATTGATCGCGCTAAAGACAGCGAGGGCTTAAAAACTGTTATTGGACGCTATGTTCGCAATATCGTCAACGGTCGCTGGCTATGGCGCAATCGCTTGGTGGCAGAATCCATCGTGATCAAAATTAACCCCACCCAAAATAAAGACCGCGTTTATAGCTTTGATGCGCTAAGCTTTAATTTAAAAGACTTTGATAACGTCAGCACTGATGAGCAAGCGCTTGTTGATATTTTACTGGCAGGGGCAAAAGGTGACTCAGCGCAAGCGGGGCTACATATTGAAGCCGTGGTTGATTTTGGTATGGGCGGCGTTGAAGTTTTTCCTTCGCAAAATTATCTTGAAAACAAGCCCAAAGGCTTTTCGCGCTCCCTTTATCAGCTCAATCCAGTCAAGCCAAAATTCCAAGCCGACGACAATCAATTTTTGGGACAAGCAGCGCTTCGCGATCAAAAAATTGGCAATGCTATCCGAACCATTGATACTTGGTATCCCGACTTTAATAACAACGACCAAAAGCCGATTGCCATTGAGCCAAATGGGGCAAATCTTGAGCGGCAAATGTTTTATCGCGTGGGCAAAGATAAGGTGTCGGCGTTTGACATTTTAAAAGAAGTTGCTGATCTTGACCCCAATAGCGACAAGGGCATGTTTTTGATTGGCTGTATCATCCGCGGCGGCGTTTATTCTGAAGGGGATTAA
- the msrB gene encoding peptide-methionine (R)-S-oxide reductase MsrB, which yields MKDNQLSREEIAQLTDNDWRERLSADEYHVMREKGTERPFTGVYNDLNDKGIYRCKGCGAKLFSSENQFDAGCGWPSFDQTVNDSAISERLDTSHGMRRTEVTCSNCGAHLGHVFPDGPRDTTGMRYCINSVSLDFDKSSQ from the coding sequence ATGAAAGACAATCAACTTAGCCGCGAAGAAATCGCTCAACTAACGGATAACGACTGGCGTGAACGCTTAAGCGCTGACGAATACCACGTGATGCGCGAAAAAGGCACAGAACGCCCATTTACTGGTGTTTATAACGACCTCAATGACAAAGGCATTTATCGCTGTAAAGGCTGCGGCGCAAAGCTTTTTAGCTCTGAAAATCAATTTGATGCAGGCTGCGGCTGGCCAAGCTTTGATCAAACTGTCAACGATAGCGCCATCAGTGAGCGTTTAGACACCTCTCATGGCATGCGCCGAACGGAAGTCACTTGCAGCAACTGCGGCGCTCATTTAGGTCACGTTTTTCCTGATGGTCCTCGTGATACAACGGGAATGCGCTACTGTATCAACTCTGTTTCGCTTGATTTTGACAAGTCTTCACAATAG
- the cas6f gene encoding type I-F CRISPR-associated endoribonuclease Cas6/Csy4, protein MAFDYYVDIRVIPSAESVDLSLPSVRNQVYKVLHGAFRTLAADSLPFALAIVASPKLLAKQEALAKKYDQTPRFDFDIFRVFSVTDEALQRLVDTINNHWTIRDYAVVGAVALVPTAKISGWQSYRRFRIPTAKMERSKLSHDLPPLHERRLQQAKTMPFLKIQSKSTGQSFTLVIDKVEATDAGHGLPDSYGLARASQPFALPIF, encoded by the coding sequence ATGGCGTTTGACTATTATGTCGATATCCGCGTGATCCCGTCCGCAGAATCGGTTGATTTATCCTTGCCCAGTGTCCGAAATCAAGTTTATAAAGTGCTGCATGGCGCGTTTCGAACGCTTGCAGCGGACAGCTTGCCTTTTGCGCTAGCAATTGTGGCATCCCCCAAACTTTTGGCAAAGCAAGAAGCTTTGGCAAAAAAGTATGACCAAACGCCGCGCTTTGACTTTGATATTTTTCGGGTGTTTTCGGTGACGGATGAGGCGCTGCAACGCTTGGTGGATACTATCAATAACCATTGGACGATTCGCGATTATGCTGTGGTTGGTGCGGTTGCCCTCGTTCCAACCGCAAAAATCAGCGGCTGGCAAAGTTACCGACGCTTTCGCATTCCTACGGCGAAAATGGAACGCAGTAAGCTATCTCATGATTTACCGCCTTTGCATGAGCGCCGATTGCAACAAGCCAAAACGATGCCTTTTTTAAAAATCCAAAGCAAAAGTACGGGGCAAAGCTTTACCTTGGTCATTGATAAAGTCGAGGCAACCGATGCCGGTCACGGCTTGCCCGACAGCTATGGTCTTGCGCGAGCCAGTCAACCGTTTGCCCTACCTATTTTTTAA
- a CDS encoding glutathione peroxidase: protein MSPLYQFSATTIDGNQKHLSDYQDQVLLIVNTASKCGFTPQFAGLEDLYQRYNDQGFMVIGFPCNQFGGQDPEGNAQIGEFCQKNYGVSFDMMAKVDVNGKNADPIFTWLKGEQGGMINDAIKWNFTKFLISRDGNVIKRYASTVKPEAIAADIEKALAQN from the coding sequence ATGAGCCCTTTGTATCAATTTTCTGCCACCACCATTGATGGCAATCAAAAACATCTAAGCGACTATCAAGACCAAGTACTGCTTATTGTCAATACTGCCAGTAAATGTGGGTTTACTCCGCAGTTTGCTGGGCTTGAAGATTTGTACCAACGCTACAACGACCAAGGTTTTATGGTCATCGGCTTCCCTTGCAATCAGTTTGGCGGTCAAGACCCTGAAGGCAACGCTCAAATCGGCGAATTTTGTCAAAAAAACTACGGCGTAAGCTTTGATATGATGGCAAAGGTTGATGTAAACGGTAAAAATGCTGATCCCATTTTTACTTGGCTTAAAGGCGAGCAGGGCGGCATGATCAATGATGCAATTAAATGGAACTTTACCAAATTTTTAATCAGTCGTGATGGTAACGTCATCAAACGCTACGCCTCAACAGTCAAGCCAGAGGCGATAGCTGCCGATATTGAAAAAGCTTTAGCGCAAAACTAA
- a CDS encoding inorganic phosphate transporter, with the protein MGTNSATSTDAKGSMRMNAAFALLLIGMTAYFLWWGLDYTLHQQSFLFVIATLFGVFMAFNIGGNDVANSFGTSVGAGTLTVTQALVVAAIFEVSGAVLAGSEVTDTIRKGIVDLDGVNVSPNQFIYVMLSALIAAAFWLLFATKKGLPVSTTHAIIGGVIGSSIVLGFNIGGSEMALGTINWATIGQIAISWVLSPLLGGVLAYFLYGQIKKNIIDYNDKTEVHIHELKESKRALKENHKEFFENLSESLQLSYTSAMLRDQEVFKEEDCAREDLETDYYQNLYDIEHERKNLDTLKALKKWAPLIAAFGAVVMTSMVVFKGLKNVNSSLTTLHGLLFMGMAGALVWLATFIYTKTIRGKHKENLTKATFIMFSWMQVFTASAFAFSHGSNDIANAVGPFAAIMDVIRTNQIASHAAVPSAVMLTFGVALIVGLWFIGKEVIQTVGTNLAKMHPASGFSAELAAAAVVMGASIMGLPVSSTHTLVGAVLGIGMVNKNTNWALMKPIALAWIITLPAAAIMSAVSFVILGKIF; encoded by the coding sequence ATGGGAACCAACTCAGCTACCTCAACGGATGCAAAAGGCTCAATGCGGATGAACGCCGCTTTTGCGTTACTGCTTATTGGCATGACGGCTTATTTTTTATGGTGGGGGCTTGACTATACGCTGCACCAGCAGTCATTTTTATTTGTCATTGCCACTTTGTTTGGCGTGTTTATGGCGTTTAACATCGGTGGTAATGACGTTGCCAACTCGTTTGGAACTTCCGTTGGTGCCGGCACACTGACCGTGACCCAAGCGTTGGTGGTTGCGGCAATTTTTGAAGTTTCAGGGGCGGTATTGGCAGGAAGCGAGGTTACCGACACCATCCGAAAAGGCATTGTTGATTTGGACGGGGTTAACGTCTCGCCCAATCAGTTCATTTATGTGATGCTCTCAGCGCTGATTGCGGCAGCTTTTTGGCTCTTATTTGCTACCAAAAAAGGGCTTCCGGTATCGACCACCCATGCCATTATTGGCGGTGTTATCGGCAGCTCCATTGTGCTTGGCTTTAACATTGGCGGCAGCGAAATGGCGCTTGGCACCATCAACTGGGCAACCATTGGTCAAATTGCTATTTCTTGGGTATTGTCGCCGCTGCTTGGTGGGGTTCTTGCGTACTTCTTATATGGTCAAATCAAAAAGAACATCATTGATTATAATGACAAAACCGAAGTCCACATTCACGAGTTAAAAGAAAGCAAGCGCGCTCTGAAAGAAAACCACAAAGAGTTTTTTGAAAATTTATCCGAGTCTTTGCAGCTGTCTTACACCTCAGCCATGCTTCGTGACCAAGAAGTCTTTAAAGAAGAAGACTGCGCTCGTGAGGACTTAGAAACCGACTATTATCAAAACCTTTATGACATCGAGCATGAGCGCAAAAACCTTGATACCCTAAAAGCACTGAAAAAATGGGCACCATTGATTGCAGCTTTTGGCGCGGTGGTTATGACTTCAATGGTCGTCTTTAAAGGTCTTAAAAACGTCAACAGCTCATTGACCACCCTTCACGGGCTGCTATTTATGGGCATGGCAGGGGCTTTAGTTTGGCTTGCGACCTTTATTTATACCAAAACCATTCGCGGCAAGCACAAAGAAAACTTGACCAAAGCCACCTTTATTATGTTCAGCTGGATGCAAGTCTTCACTGCCTCAGCCTTTGCCTTTAGTCATGGCTCAAACGACATCGCCAACGCGGTCGGTCCTTTTGCTGCCATTATGGATGTCATCCGTACCAACCAAATTGCCTCGCATGCGGCTGTGCCCTCAGCGGTCATGCTGACCTTTGGTGTGGCGCTTATTGTTGGGCTTTGGTTTATTGGTAAAGAAGTGATTCAAACCGTTGGTACAAATTTAGCAAAAATGCACCCAGCGTCAGGATTTTCTGCCGAGCTTGCTGCTGCTGCTGTTGTCATGGGCGCCTCAATTATGGGGCTTCCGGTGTCAAGTACCCATACTTTGGTGGGCGCGGTATTAGGAATTGGTATGGTCAATAAAAACACCAACTGGGCACTGATGAAGCCGATTGCGCTGGCTTGGATCATCACCTTACCTGCTGCTGCTATCATGTCAGCTGTAAGCTTTGTCATTTTAGGAAAAATATTTTAG
- a CDS encoding ATPase: MSQDLSTTTANGKASAKLSHQKNHEPNQVSATKKVDPQAEALQKLQDSFNEDIDDWLIPNPLSAFLMTEDDLRVALIQAQLALRATRDAALANIKPTGLLVLVNGMEEAGKGTAVTQLRQWVDPRLLKVEATIGAPPLKYQPIWQSFTKALPRHGDVLVYFGNWYADLLNEVMQLAKQYPRTESDAADQATLVSRWQRYFQQQLTELQAFEQDLVNNDTKVLKCWFHVDKATLKKRLDPNDMNYLYQIDWLDDAILEQFNEVAAALLRQQQDWVIIDGNDKDAAALQFCHHVLQAMQSALVSSCQKPLSSQKLVKPTRFEAGLAAPFEPAQIPKQLLNIAKSSELDKNRYHDQLAKYQQQLAKLLRSRRARHVIFAFEGMDAAGKGGAIKRLVAPLDPREYQIYNIGAPLRFELEHPYLWRFWTRLPNEQTDRLSRIAIFDRTWYGRVLVERVEEFAAAKDWQRAYEEINRFEADLVNSGAIVLKFWLAIDKDEQLSRFEARADTAYKQYKLTEDDWRNRDKWGDYVQAGADMLARTDTKAAPWHVIASNDKRLARLQVFEKAIAQLSKIIDL; this comes from the coding sequence ATGAGCCAAGACCTATCAACTACCACAGCCAATGGTAAAGCATCTGCGAAGCTGAGCCACCAAAAAAATCATGAGCCAAATCAAGTCAGCGCCACCAAAAAAGTTGACCCTCAAGCTGAGGCGCTGCAAAAGCTTCAAGACAGCTTTAATGAAGACATTGATGATTGGCTCATTCCCAACCCATTAAGCGCCTTTTTGATGACCGAGGACGACTTGCGCGTGGCACTCATTCAGGCTCAGCTTGCACTGCGAGCCACCAGAGATGCAGCGCTTGCCAATATTAAGCCGACCGGACTCTTGGTGTTAGTGAACGGCATGGAAGAGGCGGGAAAAGGCACGGCAGTGACCCAGCTTCGCCAGTGGGTTGACCCAAGATTATTGAAAGTTGAGGCGACCATTGGCGCGCCGCCCTTAAAGTATCAGCCAATTTGGCAAAGCTTTACCAAGGCCTTGCCGCGACATGGTGATGTGCTGGTTTATTTTGGCAACTGGTATGCTGATTTGCTCAATGAAGTCATGCAACTGGCAAAGCAGTACCCCAGAACCGAAAGCGATGCAGCTGACCAAGCAACTTTGGTGAGCCGGTGGCAGCGCTATTTTCAGCAGCAATTGACCGAACTGCAAGCGTTTGAGCAAGACCTAGTGAATAATGACACCAAGGTCTTAAAATGCTGGTTTCATGTTGATAAAGCCACGCTTAAAAAGCGCCTTGACCCTAACGATATGAACTATTTATATCAAATCGACTGGCTTGATGATGCCATTCTTGAGCAGTTTAACGAAGTTGCCGCCGCCTTGTTGCGACAGCAGCAAGATTGGGTGATTATTGATGGTAATGATAAAGACGCGGCAGCGCTGCAGTTTTGCCATCATGTGCTACAAGCGATGCAATCGGCACTGGTGAGCAGCTGCCAAAAGCCCTTATCTTCCCAAAAACTGGTAAAGCCTACGCGCTTTGAAGCAGGTTTAGCAGCGCCTTTTGAACCCGCTCAAATTCCAAAGCAGTTGTTAAACATAGCAAAGTCATCAGAGCTTGATAAAAATCGCTATCATGACCAACTTGCCAAATATCAACAGCAACTGGCAAAACTGCTACGGTCGCGCCGCGCTCGACACGTGATTTTTGCTTTTGAGGGGATGGATGCGGCAGGAAAGGGCGGGGCGATCAAGCGTTTGGTTGCCCCGCTTGACCCGCGCGAGTACCAAATTTATAACATTGGCGCGCCGCTACGCTTTGAGCTTGAGCACCCTTATCTTTGGCGCTTTTGGACGCGACTGCCCAATGAGCAGACCGACCGCTTGAGCCGAATTGCTATTTTTGACCGAACTTGGTATGGACGAGTGTTGGTTGAGCGTGTTGAAGAGTTTGCCGCAGCAAAAGACTGGCAGCGCGCTTATGAGGAGATCAACCGCTTTGAGGCCGACCTTGTAAATTCAGGAGCGATTGTCCTTAAGTTTTGGTTGGCAATTGACAAAGATGAGCAGCTATCACGCTTCGAGGCGCGCGCTGATACTGCTTATAAGCAATATAAATTGACCGAAGACGACTGGCGCAACCGCGACAAATGGGGCGATTATGTTCAAGCTGGCGCGGATATGCTGGCAAGAACTGATACCAAAGCTGCGCCTTGGCACGTCATTGCCAGTAATGACAAACGTCTTGCGCGGTTGCAGGTTTTTGAAAAGGCGATCGCTCAGCTTAGTAAAATCATTGACTTATAA
- a CDS encoding aminotransferase class I/II-fold pyridoxal phosphate-dependent enzyme, whose product MTINKDMLAQGERLARLRRDQGMTAKQLAAAMTAAGAKVSRGAISNWERGINGIVSSKLPTLAQILGCSEGYLLRGDLHPSTAPSISISNQDDFKGSVTMENTTNNQDAIDNPHDSVAHDNANTSTLASGDNGNNVTLAVPTDTHPKSGDKKDGKTMSKLKKSDKLQNVCYDIRGPLLKMANKMEAEGHRIVKLNVGNPAPFGFEAPHEILRDVAVNLPEAIGYSDSQGIFSARKAVLQYYQSKGLLSAVDVRDVYLGNGVSELIVMTMQALMDDGDEVLIPMPDYPLWTAAANLAGGTAVHYRCNEDDNWHPDIEDIKSKITSKTKGIVVINPNNPTGSLYSDEILKQIVEVAVEHDLIIMADEIYDRVLYDGMSHTPMCTLSDDVLILSYNGLSKSHRIAGFRAGWMMVSGRKHHATDFIEGLDMLASMRLCSNVPGQYAIQTAMGGYQSMKELTSEKGRLFKQRELTISRLNAIKGISCTMPQGAFYCFPKMDPEVYPIEDDMQFMMDLLLEEKVLMVQGTGFNWDKPDHFRVVFLPNLHDLEEAMDSLDRFFAKKRQQFGTD is encoded by the coding sequence ATGACGATTAACAAGGACATGCTGGCTCAAGGCGAAAGGCTTGCTCGGTTGCGACGAGACCAAGGCATGACCGCAAAGCAACTGGCAGCAGCAATGACCGCTGCAGGGGCAAAAGTCAGCCGCGGTGCAATCTCCAACTGGGAGCGCGGCATCAATGGCATTGTTTCCTCAAAACTTCCCACACTTGCGCAAATTTTAGGCTGCTCTGAGGGCTATTTATTGCGCGGTGACCTTCACCCTTCAACTGCTCCATCCATTTCAATCTCAAATCAGGACGATTTTAAAGGTTCAGTAACTATGGAAAATACAACTAATAATCAAGACGCAATTGACAATCCTCATGATTCAGTCGCTCATGACAATGCCAATACCAGCACCCTTGCTTCTGGCGATAACGGCAACAACGTCACCCTTGCTGTGCCAACCGATACTCATCCAAAATCTGGCGATAAAAAAGATGGTAAGACTATGAGTAAATTAAAAAAATCAGACAAGCTACAAAACGTTTGTTATGACATCCGCGGTCCATTGTTAAAAATGGCAAACAAAATGGAAGCTGAAGGTCACCGAATCGTTAAGCTTAACGTCGGCAACCCTGCACCATTTGGCTTTGAAGCGCCGCATGAAATCTTGCGCGATGTTGCGGTGAATTTGCCAGAGGCGATTGGCTACTCTGACTCACAAGGTATCTTTTCAGCGCGTAAAGCGGTTTTGCAGTATTACCAATCAAAAGGCTTGTTATCAGCCGTTGACGTTCGCGACGTTTATTTAGGAAACGGGGTTTCTGAGCTTATCGTTATGACCATGCAAGCCTTGATGGACGATGGCGACGAAGTGCTTATCCCAATGCCTGACTACCCGCTTTGGACAGCAGCGGCAAACCTTGCCGGCGGAACGGCTGTTCACTATCGCTGTAACGAAGATGACAACTGGCATCCTGACATTGAAGACATCAAGTCAAAAATCACCAGTAAAACCAAAGGGATTGTGGTTATTAACCCCAACAACCCAACCGGTTCGCTTTACTCTGACGAAATTTTAAAACAAATCGTTGAAGTCGCCGTTGAGCATGACCTTATCATCATGGCGGACGAGATTTATGACCGCGTGTTATATGATGGCATGTCACACACCCCAATGTGTACGCTTTCTGATGATGTGTTGATTTTATCTTATAACGGCTTGTCAAAATCACACCGCATTGCTGGCTTCCGCGCGGGTTGGATGATGGTGTCAGGTCGCAAGCATCACGCAACCGACTTCATCGAAGGCTTGGATATGCTCGCCTCAATGCGCTTATGCTCAAACGTTCCGGGGCAATACGCCATCCAAACAGCCATGGGCGGCTATCAAAGCATGAAAGAGCTGACTTCTGAAAAAGGTCGCTTGTTTAAGCAGCGCGAATTGACCATTTCACGCCTTAACGCCATCAAAGGTATTTCGTGCACCATGCCCCAAGGCGCGTTTTACTGCTTCCCGAAAATGGACCCTGAAGTTTATCCTATCGAAGACGATATGCAGTTTATGATGGATTTACTCTTAGAGGAAAAAGTATTGATGGTTCAAGGCACCGGCTTTAACTGGGACAAGCCTGACCACTTCCGCGTGGTGTTCTTGCCGAATCTTCATGACTTAGAAGAAGCGATGGACAGCCTTGACCGCTTCTTTGCCAAAAAGCGTCAGCAGTTTGGTACGGACTAA
- a CDS encoding FFLEELY motif protein has protein sequence MTALSNLQQHLDRYWALPYHNNAELKAKLDEVQDWQRDRIRSSHQALFNEPNNKMMASYFLTQLYGGDDFMVLAKQLGHVIPKAKKVEKMAKESALETGSLAIQAAILAIELDLDLATYLLDNNLEVNQKNMLAAYRAVDKAEARRNQINNLKDVCYKTDKHLNSFILKKAFALTKGAAYSRGYQPLYDFIDAGFAAIKPLKSVGSFIEPFCDGELKIIDNVHNQSLTENQVFDML, from the coding sequence ATGACCGCTTTGAGTAATTTGCAACAACATTTAGACCGCTATTGGGCGCTACCCTACCACAACAACGCTGAGCTTAAAGCCAAGCTTGATGAGGTTCAAGATTGGCAGCGCGACCGCATCCGCAGCAGCCACCAAGCGCTATTTAATGAGCCTAACAATAAAATGATGGCAAGCTATTTTTTGACTCAGCTTTATGGCGGCGATGACTTTATGGTGCTGGCCAAGCAATTGGGGCACGTCATCCCTAAAGCCAAAAAAGTAGAAAAAATGGCAAAAGAGTCGGCGCTTGAAACCGGAAGCCTTGCCATTCAAGCGGCGATTTTAGCGATTGAATTGGATTTGGATTTGGCAACTTATCTGCTTGATAATAATTTGGAAGTCAATCAAAAAAATATGTTGGCGGCTTATCGGGCGGTCGATAAGGCAGAAGCGCGCCGCAACCAAATCAACAATTTAAAAGACGTTTGCTACAAAACGGACAAACATTTGAACTCCTTTATTCTCAAAAAAGCCTTTGCCTTAACCAAAGGCGCCGCTTATAGCCGCGGGTATCAGCCACTTTATGACTTTATTGATGCCGGATTTGCAGCGATTAAACCACTAAAAAGCGTTGGCAGCTTTATCGAGCCGTTTTGCGACGGTGAGCTTAAAATCATTGACAACGTCCACAATCAAAGCTTAACGGAAAATCAAGTGTTTGATATGCTATAA
- the ubiE gene encoding bifunctional demethylmenaquinone methyltransferase/2-methoxy-6-polyprenyl-1,4-benzoquinol methylase UbiE encodes MTDSTQNQNPADIKDLQDKLVKDSVNHNEDLVKQAAKRQEMSKNTKTDDFTHVEDLPIGTAQGQQDFDDQSLDSKTKTSAFHQRDDISNPHTSSTDGDEITHFGYQSVNKADKQARVADVFTSVAKKYDIMNDLMSFGIHRLWKRFAISLSGVRSGQHVLDIAGGTGDLAKVFSREVGRRGHVVLSDINAAMLEVGRERLINAGCNNVDFILANAETLAPFEDNSFDLVTISFGLRNVTDKDAALKSMFRVLKPGGRLLILEFSKPIFEPLSKAYDLYSFTALPLMGKIVANDSDSYRYLAESIRMHPNQQTLKQMMEDAGFENCDYHNLTGGIVAVHRGFKA; translated from the coding sequence ATGACTGACTCAACCCAAAATCAAAACCCCGCTGATATTAAAGACCTACAAGACAAGCTGGTTAAAGACAGCGTCAATCACAATGAAGACTTGGTAAAACAGGCGGCAAAGCGTCAAGAAATGAGCAAAAACACCAAAACTGATGACTTTACCCACGTGGAAGATTTGCCGATTGGCACAGCGCAAGGTCAGCAAGACTTCGATGACCAAAGCCTTGATAGTAAAACCAAAACCTCAGCATTTCATCAGCGCGATGATATTAGCAATCCGCACACAAGCAGCACCGATGGCGATGAAATCACCCACTTCGGCTACCAATCGGTCAATAAAGCGGACAAGCAAGCCCGCGTGGCGGATGTCTTTACTTCTGTTGCCAAAAAATACGACATCATGAATGATTTGATGTCATTTGGGATTCATAGGCTTTGGAAGCGCTTTGCCATTAGTTTATCAGGCGTCAGATCAGGTCAGCACGTTCTTGATATTGCAGGCGGGACGGGCGATTTGGCAAAAGTCTTTAGCCGCGAGGTGGGTCGCCGCGGTCATGTTGTGCTCTCCGACATTAACGCCGCCATGCTTGAGGTGGGTCGTGAGCGCTTGATTAACGCCGGCTGCAACAACGTTGACTTTATTCTTGCTAATGCCGAAACGCTTGCGCCCTTTGAGGACAACAGCTTTGATTTGGTGACCATCAGCTTTGGACTTCGCAACGTCACCGACAAAGATGCCGCGCTCAAATCGATGTTTCGGGTGTTAAAACCCGGTGGTCGCTTGTTAATTTTAGAGTTTTCAAAGCCGATTTTTGAGCCGTTATCAAAAGCCTATGATTTATACTCGTTCACCGCGCTGCCATTGATGGGCAAAATCGTGGCAAACGATTCTGACAGCTATCGCTACCTTGCCGAATCTATCCGAATGCACCCTAATCAGCAAACCTTAAAGCAAATGATGGAAGATGCCGGCTTTGAAAATTGCGACTATCATAACTTAACCGGCGGCATCGTTGCCGTTCATCGCGGCTTTAAAGCGTAG
- the cas1f gene encoding type I-F CRISPR-associated endonuclease Cas1f has product MSQNNSHLRKLRSRPLMLSKRACVFYLERVRVIVKDDRIVYLTESLQPIEHFYNIPEKNTAFLLLGKGSSITDAAARRLAESNVMVGFCGSGGSPLFSALDLTFLAPQSEYRPTEYMQTWMKAWLDDAARLLMAKILLQERITIVKKYWQKNPMLLQFGIHIDESALTSFQSAIDSAKNQEQLLTAEGRWAKALYKRLADGFGIKFVREEGKNAQDDLGDIANSYLDHGNYIAYGYAAVALHGLGISFALAMLHGKTRRGGLVFDVADLVKDALVMPQAFVSAKLGHNQKEFRMQLIETCQDQDVLDYMFGFIVDTCQKIK; this is encoded by the coding sequence ATGAGCCAAAATAACAGCCATTTACGCAAGCTTCGAAGCCGACCGCTGATGCTCTCAAAGCGCGCCTGCGTGTTTTATCTTGAGCGGGTTCGCGTGATTGTCAAAGACGATCGTATTGTCTATTTGACCGAAAGCTTACAGCCGATTGAGCATTTTTATAACATTCCTGAAAAAAATACCGCCTTTTTATTGTTAGGAAAAGGCAGCTCGATCACCGATGCCGCCGCCAGACGCTTGGCAGAATCTAACGTGATGGTTGGGTTTTGCGGTTCGGGCGGCTCGCCTTTGTTTAGCGCTTTGGATTTGACCTTTCTTGCCCCGCAAAGTGAATATCGCCCAACGGAATATATGCAAACGTGGATGAAAGCTTGGCTGGATGACGCGGCGCGACTGCTTATGGCAAAAATATTGCTGCAAGAGCGCATTACGATCGTCAAAAAATACTGGCAAAAAAACCCGATGCTGCTGCAATTTGGCATCCATATTGATGAGTCGGCGCTTACAAGCTTTCAAAGCGCCATTGATAGTGCCAAAAATCAAGAGCAATTATTAACCGCTGAGGGGCGCTGGGCAAAGGCGCTTTATAAACGCTTGGCGGACGGCTTTGGCATTAAGTTTGTTCGCGAGGAAGGTAAAAACGCTCAAGATGATTTGGGCGATATCGCCAACAGCTATCTTGATCACGGCAATTATATCGCTTACGGTTACGCCGCGGTGGCTTTGCACGGCTTAGGGATTAGCTTTGCGCTGGCGATGCTTCACGGTAAAACGCGCCGCGGTGGTTTGGTGTTTGATGTTGCCGATTTGGTAAAAGATGCTTTGGTCATGCCGCAAGCTTTTGTCTCGGCAAAACTTGGTCATAATCAAAAAGAATTTCGGATGCAATTGATTGAAACTTGCCAAGATCAAGACGTTTTGGATTATATGTTTGGCTTCATTGTTGACACCTGTCAAAAAATCAAATAG